The following are encoded together in the Bacillota bacterium genome:
- a CDS encoding bifunctional phosphoribosyl-AMP cyclohydrolase/phosphoribosyl-ATP diphosphatase HisIE yields the protein MRDEILSQLVFSPDGLIPAVIQDHKTGCVLMVAYMNKEALRRTLETGKTWFWSRKRQSLWLKGETSGHYQLVKEIRADCDRDTLLINVEQAGVACHDGFFSCFYRRLNERGEFEIEENEAVGAAAHPLDSPAHSDSPVYPDSPARILDELYDVIKDRKENPLEGSYTSRLMASGLDRILRKVGEESGEFIIAAKNGISSDIVAELADLWYHSLVALASQDIPFSALCEELKKRRAAHGGRK from the coding sequence TTGCGCGATGAGATCTTGTCTCAGCTGGTCTTTTCGCCGGACGGGCTGATTCCGGCTGTGATTCAGGATCATAAGACCGGATGCGTGCTCATGGTAGCATATATGAACAAGGAGGCGCTGCGGAGAACTCTGGAGACCGGCAAGACGTGGTTTTGGAGCCGCAAACGCCAGAGCCTCTGGCTCAAAGGCGAGACCTCCGGGCATTACCAGCTGGTAAAAGAGATTCGCGCGGACTGCGATAGAGATACCCTGCTCATCAATGTCGAACAGGCCGGGGTGGCATGCCATGATGGCTTCTTTTCCTGCTTTTATAGGAGATTGAATGAACGTGGTGAATTCGAAATAGAGGAAAATGAGGCGGTCGGCGCCGCCGCACATCCTTTGGATTCACCTGCCCATTCGGATTCGCCTGTCTATCCGGATTCGCCTGCCCGGATACTCGATGAGCTTTACGACGTGATCAAGGACAGAAAAGAAAATCCGCTCGAGGGGTCCTACACCTCGCGGCTTATGGCATCTGGCCTCGACCGGATCCTGAGGAAGGTCGGGGAAGAATCCGGGGAGTTCATCATCGCAGCGAAAAACGGGATATCCAGCGACATCGTTGCCGAGCTGGCTGACCTTTGGTATCATTCCCTGGTGGCGCTGGCGTCCCAAGATATACCATTTTCCGCCCTTTGCGAAGAGCTAAAGAAAAGAAGAGCCGCGCATGGGGGACGTAAATAG